A genomic stretch from Deltaproteobacteria bacterium includes:
- a CDS encoding prepilin peptidase: protein MIFYAKVALATGILVWAVIEDMRTRKFTNRSFLIASALALITALGTGGARELIPATMGFGAGIVFFLPLVLIGIIGAGDMKLMAAVGILTGWDAVLWTGIYGIVWGGVFGVAQILIRKQGRSLVDNLTSLAVTRSKSGLQLHHIPFTAPLLLGWLSHLVLSGTFR, encoded by the coding sequence ATGATCTTTTACGCAAAGGTCGCATTGGCGACCGGCATTTTAGTTTGGGCGGTGATCGAGGACATGCGGACCCGCAAGTTCACGAACCGCTCATTTTTAATTGCTTCTGCGTTAGCACTCATCACAGCGCTTGGGACCGGAGGAGCGCGAGAACTTATTCCTGCAACTATGGGCTTCGGCGCTGGAATTGTTTTTTTTCTGCCGCTTGTTCTAATTGGAATCATCGGCGCAGGAGATATGAAATTAATGGCCGCCGTAGGAATTCTCACCGGCTGGGACGCAGTTTTATGGACTGGGATTTACGGGATCGTTTGGGGCGGTGTCTTCGGAGTCGCACAAATTTTGATTCGAAAACAAGGTCGCTCGTTAGTCGACAATTTAACTTCGCTCGCGGTGACCAGATCAAAATCCGGCCTACAGTTGCATCACATACCATTCACTGCTCCCCTGCTTCTCGGTTGGCTCAGTCACCTCGTTTTGTCGGGAACATTCCGATGA
- the tadA gene encoding Flp pilus assembly complex ATPase component TadA, with protein sequence MAVNPNSYIIGVTGGKGGMGKSVFSANLALAFSLEMKQPTLLIDLDSHSCGDQNFILGMREVKTIAELAAFSGSLSQQSLSSVATILPGTTLAYIAAVRGRDETLGGAPEQIAKQIENLTNIFRYIVIDYGNQLGPIQNAVIERTTALLMVTAPEVLAVNQTMRQMTELLAANLPTEMLQVVINKAGPAGLAPASIGQSLRKNILGVIPQDDATVLGSVARSAPFVLSAPKAAVSTAHFDVVRRLTGGLLQQLKSSTKPQLKLTSKEPVKVDVSSNPTKNRGLKNLDPRTALKITVHNELIKAMDLKKGVTDTQGDPEKEAELRKKTNAVIATLIDKESPGLGRDERGIIITEVLNEALGLGALEDLLEDSAVTEIMVCGHEKIYIEKNGIVQLSPTKFTSNFHLRKVIERIVAPLGRQINESVPYVDARLKDGSRVNAVIEPLAIDGPAVTIRKFRKGSINPDTYAKEWNACTVNMMEFLRICVANKMNVIISGGTGSGKTTLLNTLSGFIPSNERVVTIEDAAELQLKQDHVVRLETRPANMEGTGAVTIRDLVKNALRMRPDRIVVGECRDGAALDMLGAMSTGHDGSMTTVHANNPKEAIGRIENLCMMAGMGLPSNAIREQIANAVNLIVQIQRLSDGSRKLISVSEVQGMQGEVVTQQEVFRFVEKGFDKNRKIIGEFQATGLIPKCIEKFEKRGLIIPKSLFSNAANAAAPQVALQGQAPGTSSPPGGPPKVAAPTAVDPKKVSGGSR encoded by the coding sequence ATGGCTGTAAATCCGAATTCTTACATTATTGGTGTTACCGGCGGAAAAGGCGGAATGGGGAAAAGCGTATTTAGCGCCAACCTCGCTCTCGCGTTTTCGCTTGAAATGAAACAACCCACGTTGCTGATCGATCTCGATTCGCATAGCTGCGGTGATCAAAACTTTATTCTTGGTATGCGCGAAGTGAAAACCATTGCGGAACTCGCCGCCTTTAGCGGTTCACTGAGTCAACAGTCGCTTTCTTCGGTTGCCACCATTCTGCCAGGAACAACTCTCGCCTATATCGCCGCCGTCCGTGGTCGCGATGAAACACTTGGCGGCGCGCCGGAACAAATCGCGAAACAGATTGAAAACTTAACGAACATATTTCGCTATATCGTGATCGACTATGGCAATCAGCTAGGACCAATTCAGAATGCAGTGATCGAACGAACCACAGCGCTCTTGATGGTCACGGCCCCCGAAGTACTCGCGGTCAATCAAACGATGCGCCAAATGACCGAGCTATTAGCTGCCAACCTTCCAACCGAAATGTTGCAAGTCGTGATCAACAAGGCAGGCCCAGCGGGTCTTGCGCCTGCATCAATCGGCCAATCACTTCGGAAAAATATTCTCGGCGTCATACCTCAAGATGATGCCACTGTTTTGGGCTCGGTCGCGCGCTCGGCTCCTTTCGTGCTTAGCGCACCGAAGGCCGCCGTTTCGACAGCTCACTTTGACGTCGTTCGTCGACTCACTGGCGGGCTGCTGCAGCAACTTAAATCTTCGACGAAACCGCAGCTGAAACTCACCAGCAAAGAGCCCGTGAAGGTCGACGTCAGCTCAAATCCAACGAAAAATCGAGGCTTAAAAAATCTCGATCCAAGGACCGCACTGAAGATCACCGTACACAACGAACTGATCAAAGCGATGGATCTTAAAAAAGGCGTCACTGATACTCAGGGCGATCCCGAAAAAGAGGCGGAACTTCGGAAAAAAACCAACGCCGTCATCGCCACGCTCATCGACAAAGAGTCACCGGGCCTGGGACGCGATGAACGCGGAATCATTATCACAGAAGTTTTAAACGAGGCGCTTGGGCTTGGCGCCCTAGAGGATCTTTTAGAGGATTCCGCGGTGACCGAGATCATGGTTTGCGGCCATGAAAAAATCTATATCGAAAAAAACGGGATTGTACAGCTGAGCCCCACAAAGTTCACTTCCAACTTTCACCTCCGAAAAGTGATCGAGCGAATCGTCGCGCCGCTCGGCCGCCAGATCAACGAATCTGTTCCCTACGTGGATGCTCGCTTAAAAGACGGTTCGCGCGTAAACGCTGTCATCGAACCTCTGGCTATTGATGGGCCTGCGGTAACAATTCGTAAGTTTCGGAAAGGGTCGATCAATCCCGACACTTATGCGAAAGAATGGAACGCTTGTACTGTCAACATGATGGAGTTCCTGCGAATCTGCGTCGCAAACAAAATGAACGTCATTATTTCTGGTGGTACTGGCTCCGGTAAAACGACACTTCTCAATACGCTATCAGGCTTCATTCCTTCAAATGAACGTGTCGTCACGATTGAGGACGCCGCCGAATTGCAACTTAAGCAAGATCACGTTGTACGCCTTGAGACTCGTCCTGCGAACATGGAAGGCACTGGCGCCGTTACAATTAGAGATCTCGTCAAAAACGCGCTTCGCATGCGACCAGATCGAATCGTCGTAGGTGAATGTCGAGACGGTGCAGCTCTTGATATGCTAGGTGCGATGTCGACTGGTCACGATGGCTCTATGACCACGGTCCACGCGAACAATCCCAAAGAGGCAATTGGGCGAATCGAAAACCTTTGCATGATGGCCGGCATGGGACTTCCATCCAATGCGATTCGCGAACAAATTGCCAACGCTGTGAACCTGATTGTTCAGATTCAACGTCTGTCGGACGGCTCACGTAAACTGATCAGCGTTTCGGAAGTTCAAGGCATGCAAGGTGAAGTTGTAACTCAGCAAGAAGTTTTTCGATTCGTTGAAAAGGGTTTCGATAAAAACAGGAAGATCATTGGAGAATTTCAAGCGACCGGTTTGATTCCAAAGTGCATTGAAAAGTTCGAAAAGCGCGGTTTGATAATTCCGAAATCACTGTTCTCAAATGCCGCCAATGCAGCTGCGCCACAGGTCGCCCTACAGGGGCAAGCGCCTGGTACAAGTTCCCCACCTGGCGGACCGCCTAAGGTCGCCGCACCAACGGCAGTCGACCCCAAAAAAGTCAGCGGAGGTAGCCGATGA
- the cpaB gene encoding Flp pilus assembly protein CpaB, with amino-acid sequence MGGNETRTLWISIAVAMFAIFMLYSWSETQKTEMAKKYGTTKRVVVAAADIAEMETIDESKLEVIDQPQDFIQPEAVTEPEGAVGQVAAVPIKKGEQLLQTKLLLPGPDTGLSMEVSPGKRAITIPIDDMRGVSKLLRPGDRIDIVAALDYGKGGDQRREVHTILQDVVVLATGLNVMNKIPRRFELDANGRTINRINLSASTTFTNITVEAKPDDVQKLVYILATAPGSIFTTLRHPNDRLQAPVRTTLIEDLMGKPVLMRTPAASGVAQPLPTMNQAPAQAPQQPIRPNTPPQPQRRGNFREL; translated from the coding sequence ATGGGTGGCAACGAGACACGAACACTTTGGATTTCGATCGCTGTCGCAATGTTTGCGATCTTCATGCTTTATAGTTGGTCGGAAACGCAAAAGACGGAAATGGCAAAAAAATATGGCACCACAAAACGTGTCGTGGTCGCCGCTGCAGACATCGCCGAGATGGAAACAATCGACGAATCAAAACTTGAAGTCATCGACCAGCCGCAAGACTTCATTCAACCCGAAGCTGTTACTGAACCGGAAGGTGCCGTCGGCCAAGTGGCCGCGGTGCCAATCAAGAAGGGTGAACAACTTCTGCAGACCAAGCTCTTACTTCCTGGGCCCGACACCGGGCTCTCGATGGAAGTTTCGCCCGGCAAGCGCGCGATCACGATTCCAATCGATGACATGCGGGGCGTGTCCAAACTTCTTCGCCCCGGCGACCGCATCGATATCGTCGCAGCGCTCGACTACGGAAAAGGTGGCGATCAGCGTCGCGAGGTCCACACCATTCTACAGGACGTTGTCGTTTTGGCGACCGGTCTGAATGTAATGAACAAAATCCCCCGCCGCTTTGAACTTGATGCGAACGGACGCACCATCAATCGCATCAACCTCAGCGCGAGCACGACATTTACCAACATTACAGTTGAGGCGAAACCTGACGATGTACAAAAACTAGTTTATATTCTGGCAACTGCGCCAGGAAGCATTTTCACAACTTTGCGCCATCCTAACGATCGCCTTCAGGCGCCGGTGCGCACGACTTTAATTGAAGACCTCATGGGCAAACCAGTTTTGATGCGAACTCCTGCGGCAAGCGGTGTGGCACAGCCACTTCCGACTATGAACCAAGCGCCGGCCCAAGCACCTCAACAACCAATACGCCCAAATACTCCTCCACAGCCACAGCGGCGCGGAAACTTTAGGGAGCTGTAA
- a CDS encoding type II secretion system F family protein yields the protein MSAVFANDWIMLPSIGGMAFYLSYLWADKILNWLHRRSLGQREEVLRYLELMFVETDRSKVTMMMLASSFGVGALFFVIVWPNISAGLIVGGAITIGMWSVPKYVVQALWNKRCGVFVDQMVDGMTMMANGVKAGLSVQQSMERIQNNLANPISQEFGLVLSQIRIGRSLQEALNDLGNRIPRQDVQMFVTSVNILQETGGNMGETFKTIVEVVRERQKVEKKIEALTAQGVAQGTIIVMVPFFLLIVFYVLDPAYVSPLFNTTLGLIAVVIMLVLQVIGGIAMRKIIKIKV from the coding sequence ATGAGCGCTGTTTTTGCCAATGACTGGATCATGCTTCCCTCGATTGGAGGTATGGCCTTTTACCTCTCTTATCTTTGGGCAGATAAAATTTTGAACTGGCTTCACAGACGAAGTCTCGGACAACGAGAGGAAGTCTTGCGCTATCTTGAACTCATGTTTGTCGAAACAGATCGATCCAAAGTGACAATGATGATGCTGGCATCCAGCTTTGGCGTAGGTGCACTTTTCTTTGTTATCGTGTGGCCAAACATATCGGCGGGTCTCATTGTCGGTGGTGCAATTACAATCGGAATGTGGTCGGTTCCGAAATACGTTGTTCAAGCTCTTTGGAATAAACGCTGTGGTGTTTTTGTCGATCAAATGGTTGACGGCATGACGATGATGGCAAATGGCGTGAAGGCCGGGCTATCTGTCCAGCAATCGATGGAGCGAATTCAAAACAATTTAGCGAATCCTATTAGTCAGGAATTCGGACTCGTGCTTTCACAAATCCGAATCGGACGAAGCCTACAAGAGGCACTTAATGATCTGGGCAATCGAATACCCAGGCAGGACGTTCAGATGTTTGTGACGTCTGTAAATATCCTGCAAGAAACTGGCGGCAACATGGGGGAAACCTTCAAGACGATCGTCGAGGTTGTTCGCGAGCGCCAAAAGGTCGAGAAAAAAATCGAGGCCTTAACTGCCCAAGGTGTTGCGCAGGGGACGATCATCGTTATGGTACCGTTCTTCTTACTGATTGTCTTTTACGTACTTGACCCAGCTTACGTGTCTCCACTGTTCAACACGACTCTGGGCCTGATTGCGGTTGTAATCATGCTAGTCCTGCAAGTTATCGGTGGAATAGCGATGAGGAAAATCATTAAGATTAAGGTGTAG
- a CDS encoding pilus assembly protein → MFDFAGTERAELQNFRARFGCGALSLVFKTAMLFILFNALSATESAVAQTTATPPPFANVVPADEPEKEVLEAAKADPKRQKTVGLFIGVEHQEKLPFLPTGAKFKGDYKKVAKLSLDSDRGILLFQATQEGFATLTVYDKDNNRLYDFSLDVKKSNLTKVVREMRALLADIEGITVKIINNRVVVDGQVLLPRDLSRILAVIAQYGETQASSLVTLSPVAQRKIAQLIVNHINNPEITVNPINDKFILEGTVGDSKEMERAVQIAQMYVPDMIKEAGEKEGTIIKVKKEFVLNLIRVRDAPPKEPAKIIQIVVHFVELSKSYTKGFRFQFTPEISDNSGISISNDSRSPGGIVSSITAVITNLLPKLNWAKEHGHARVLESTTLLVTDGSTGKISNETAIPYTVFSASTNNASSNTANIGITAEIGAKINNPRSDAIEMVMNFGMAQLVDMNAGQPIVSKSLVNTKVTVRSGQSAAIGGLILNSSNTAYNKLPQSVQNPLISLYASKQFTRKQSQFVVFVTPVIKVSASQGSEKIKAKFKLRD, encoded by the coding sequence ATGTTCGATTTCGCAGGCACTGAAAGAGCAGAACTTCAGAATTTCCGAGCCAGATTTGGCTGCGGAGCTCTCTCTTTAGTTTTCAAGACTGCGATGCTTTTCATTTTATTCAATGCTCTTAGCGCGACCGAGTCCGCAGTCGCGCAAACCACAGCGACACCACCTCCATTTGCAAACGTCGTTCCTGCAGACGAGCCCGAGAAAGAAGTCTTAGAAGCGGCAAAAGCTGATCCGAAGCGACAAAAGACAGTCGGGCTTTTTATTGGTGTCGAACACCAAGAAAAACTGCCATTCCTTCCTACTGGCGCGAAATTCAAAGGTGATTATAAGAAAGTCGCCAAACTTTCTCTCGACAGCGATCGTGGAATTCTTTTGTTTCAGGCGACCCAAGAAGGTTTCGCTACCCTCACCGTTTACGACAAAGACAATAACCGTCTGTACGACTTTTCTCTTGATGTGAAAAAGAGCAACCTCACGAAAGTCGTTCGTGAAATGCGCGCACTTCTTGCGGATATTGAAGGCATTACGGTCAAAATTATCAACAACCGTGTCGTTGTCGATGGTCAAGTTTTATTGCCTCGTGATCTCAGCCGAATCCTGGCGGTCATTGCTCAGTACGGTGAGACCCAAGCGTCAAGCCTTGTAACTCTAAGCCCCGTCGCTCAGCGAAAAATTGCCCAGCTAATCGTGAATCACATCAACAATCCTGAAATAACAGTTAACCCGATCAACGATAAATTCATTCTTGAAGGAACCGTCGGCGATTCAAAAGAAATGGAGCGCGCCGTACAAATCGCTCAGATGTATGTTCCCGACATGATCAAAGAGGCTGGCGAGAAAGAGGGCACGATCATCAAGGTGAAAAAAGAATTCGTATTAAATTTGATTCGCGTGCGCGACGCGCCTCCGAAAGAGCCCGCAAAAATTATTCAAATTGTCGTTCACTTTGTGGAGCTTTCTAAGAGTTACACAAAAGGGTTCCGTTTCCAGTTCACACCTGAGATTAGTGACAACTCCGGGATTAGCATCAGCAATGATTCGCGTTCCCCAGGTGGAATTGTATCGTCGATCACCGCAGTCATCACTAATCTGTTGCCAAAATTAAACTGGGCCAAGGAGCACGGCCACGCACGCGTGTTAGAAAGTACAACTCTCCTTGTGACCGATGGTTCGACCGGCAAAATCTCGAACGAAACGGCGATCCCGTACACAGTGTTCTCCGCCTCGACTAACAATGCTTCTTCAAACACTGCCAATATCGGCATCACTGCTGAGATTGGCGCAAAGATAAACAACCCACGATCCGATGCAATTGAAATGGTCATGAACTTCGGGATGGCTCAACTCGTAGATATGAACGCAGGGCAACCGATTGTTTCAAAAAGTTTGGTCAATACCAAGGTCACGGTTCGCAGTGGTCAAAGTGCCGCCATCGGTGGTCTTATTTTGAATTCCAGCAATACGGCTTATAACAAGCTTCCGCAGTCAGTTCAAAATCCATTGATTTCGCTCTATGCCTCAAAGCAGTTCACGCGCAAACAAAGTCAGTTTGTGGTCTTTGTCACACCTGTGATCAAGGTCAGCGCCAGCCAAGGGTCCGAGAAAATCAAGGCGAAGTTCAAACTCCGCGATTAA